The Glandiceps talaboti chromosome 9, keGlaTala1.1, whole genome shotgun sequence genome window below encodes:
- the LOC144439687 gene encoding fatty acid-binding protein, liver-like — protein MAFAGNWVSYKTENMEKFILAAGGQADRAKNAEVATTKMNFVKDGDTFVVSVTGPKGNTIEQRFKPGQQFTEAYGPIGKERQAIASVEGNRLTIKGVDAGTVVVTREVNGDEMVASFSKSGVDVVGKRYFKRA, from the coding sequence ATGGCTTTCGCAGGCAACTGGGTATCCTACAAAACTGAAAACATGGAGAAGTTTATTTTGGCGGCTGGAGGCCAGGCAGATCGGGCGAAGAATGCCGAAGTGGCTACTACCAAAATGAACTTCGTAAAGGACGGTGACACGTTCGTGGTATCCGTCACCGGGCCAAAGGGCAATACAATTGAGCAACGATTCAAACCCGGCCAGCAGTTCACTGAGGCCTATGGACCAATTGGTAAAGAGAGACAAGCCATTGCATCGGTCGAAGGAAACCGGCTGACAATCAAAGGCGTTGATGCTGGCACCGTGGTTGTAACCCGCGAAGTCAACGGTGATGAGATGGTTGCTTCTTTCTCCAAGTCCGGAGTAGATGTCGTCGGCAAACGTTACTTTAAACGTGCTTAA